The DNA segment CAATTACTAACGTGGAGGCATACATGACAACTACCAGGAACATAACAACGACCAGGACTGACAGCGAGAACATCCTCTCGGTATATCTGAAAGAGATCAATCGTATACCGCTGCTGACCCGCGAGGAAGAGGAACGGTATGCCCGTGCCGCAGCCGAAGGCGACAAGAGTGCCAAAGACAAGCTGGTGCAGGCCAATCTGCGTTTTGTGGTGAATGTAGCCAAGAAATACCAGAACCAGGGTCTGCCACTGTCCGACCTGATCAGCGAGGGGAATATCGGGTTGATGAACGCAATCGAACGATTCGATGTGGATAAAGGCTATCACTTTATTTCGTATGCAGTATGGTGGATTCGTCAGGCGATCCTGAAGGCCATCTGCGAGAAATCCCGTATGATACGCTTGCCCCTGAACCGGGCTAACGAGCTCGTCCAGATCGAGAAGGTGCGCAAGGAGATCCATAACGGCCAGCCCGAGACCGTAGAGTTTGCCCAGATCGCCAAAACCCTGAACATGACCCCCGAGCACGTGGCGGATCTGGTTAATATCTCGCGCGACCTGGTGTCGCTGGAGACGCCGATGTACGCCGAAAAGGATTCCTCTACCCTGGTGGATTTTATCGAGGACCAGGGGTATCGTCACCCCGAGGCTGTTGCCGAGGCCAATGCCCTGCGTGAGGACATCAATCAGGTGCTCGGAATGCTCAGCCAGAAAGAGGCCGAGATTATCCAGTATCGTTTCGGTCTGAACGGGCGTAGTCCCCTGTCGCTCAAGGAGATTGGTGATCGCTATAATCTGACCAAGGAGCGTATTCGCCAGATCGAGAAAAAAGCGGTGAAACGGCTGCAGCACCCCTCACGGGCGCAGCTGCTGGAGGCATATGTAGCCTGACCGCTGCGACAGCACAGGATCGACTTACCAGGAAAATATACATGGCAGAATGCTACCCGGCACCGTGAGGCTCACGGTGCCGGTTTTTTTTGGACGAATGGCCGCTGCCCGGGGCGCGTACGCTAGCGGCAGCTTACCTGGCAGCCGCAGCGTCTCCGGCTGCGACAGCGTACCCGGTAGCCAGCGGGTGTGCTACCGGACTGCCCCTGGTGCAAAAAAAAAGGAACCGCAGCTGCGATTCCTTTTGTGTGCCGCCGACCGGATTTGAACCGGTGACACGTGGATTTTCAGTCCACTGCTCTACCAACTGAGCTACAGCGGCGTGTTGTGTGCATATATATACCGGATCTCGCCAAAGGTGTCAACACCTGCCGGTGAATCAACTGCTTGTCAGACAGCCCCCGGAAGGACTACGATAGAGGTATGAAGATGCAATCACGTCTGGCGCGAGCCTATTCCGGTACATCGCCGTCCGACGATAAGGTGCCCGATCCTGGTGGCGCGAAGGCTGGTACCCCCCGGGTGCCAGCTGCCCAGGAAACACCGCCGCGTTCTCTGCAGGGGCTGCTCAAGCTGGTAGGGGAACAGGGAGACCAAAGCGACAAGTTCACCCAGGTGGCAACCTTCCTGATGCTGATCGGGCAGGAGGAAGCTGCCAGAATTTTGCGGTATCTGCCGGAGGATCTGGTAGAGCGTCTGTCGGGCGAGATCGCCCAAAGTCGCTATGTGCCGAAGAGCGAGGCTCAGTCGGTACTGCAGCGTTTTGAACGCCTGCAGGAGCATGAAGACGGCAGGATCATTGGTGGTGTAGATACCGCCCAGGCTATGCTGGTACAGGCCTTCGGTGAGGAGCAGGGGAAGCACCTGCTCTACAAGGCTGTCCCGGAGGCCAAACCAAGCCGTTTCTCATTCCTGCAGGATCTTGATCCCCGACAGCTGCGGATTCTGTTGAAGGATGAGTCGATACCGGTTATCGCCATCGTCCTGAGCGCGGTTCCAGCCAGGCTGGGGTCCAAGCTCCTGGCCCAGTATGAACCCGAGCTGCGGCTCCAGCTTGCCCGGCGCATTGCCCGCGCCGGCCAGGTTGACAGCGCAGTGTTGGAGCGGATAAGCGAAAAACTCAAAGAGAGTATTCGGGAACACGGGCATACCATTACCGAAGAGGTCGATGGCAGTTCCCGCCTGGCGGCAATCCTGAAGCATATCGATCTTCGCAGCGAGG comes from the Spirochaeta africana DSM 8902 genome and includes:
- a CDS encoding sigma-70 family RNA polymerase sigma factor; translation: MTTTRNITTTRTDSENILSVYLKEINRIPLLTREEEERYARAAAEGDKSAKDKLVQANLRFVVNVAKKYQNQGLPLSDLISEGNIGLMNAIERFDVDKGYHFISYAVWWIRQAILKAICEKSRMIRLPLNRANELVQIEKVRKEIHNGQPETVEFAQIAKTLNMTPEHVADLVNISRDLVSLETPMYAEKDSSTLVDFIEDQGYRHPEAVAEANALREDINQVLGMLSQKEAEIIQYRFGLNGRSPLSLKEIGDRYNLTKERIRQIEKKAVKRLQHPSRAQLLEAYVA
- a CDS encoding flagellar motor switch protein FliG, with translation MKMQSRLARAYSGTSPSDDKVPDPGGAKAGTPRVPAAQETPPRSLQGLLKLVGEQGDQSDKFTQVATFLMLIGQEEAARILRYLPEDLVERLSGEIAQSRYVPKSEAQSVLQRFERLQEHEDGRIIGGVDTAQAMLVQAFGEEQGKHLLYKAVPEAKPSRFSFLQDLDPRQLRILLKDESIPVIAIVLSAVPARLGSKLLAQYEPELRLQLARRIARAGQVDSAVLERISEKLKESIREHGHTITEEVDGSSRLAAILKHIDLRSEERILGSLQQESPDLSERVREHLFTIDTILDIDDRDLQEVLQEFADMEIALLLKGKEQGIREKIMRNVSSGRQELIASEYTHLGAQLRSEVDAAAKDFIAHLRKLDEEGKIRIHRRDDQWVT